A segment of the Lycium ferocissimum isolate CSIRO_LF1 chromosome 10, AGI_CSIRO_Lferr_CH_V1, whole genome shotgun sequence genome:
CTGTTATGCCAAAAAATTTATCCGGTGGTAGTGTTGCGGTAGCAAGTTGATGGTTTATGGTGGaggaagtgttggaatgaaagagaaggaagaagaagacataaaaaataaaataaaaaatcgtaAAATTAAGCTCTTCACGCGCCTGTTTTGTGTGAAggtcacacaattttccaactCAGCGAAAAACGCCTAAATGAACCATCAGTTGCCCACCTgaggtgtctaaatggaacaaaggTCACTTGaggtgttcaagtgaaagaagtggacgaccacagatGTCTgacgatgggtttggcctaaatagtataaaatctaatcaaagtatgtataaattttgaaaaaaatacgtATAATAAACttgtaattgatacaaaccagattctatacaaagttcatacaccagaaaattaatatatattaatttttatatgcaatatgtataaatgtataaattcgttataatttctacatatgaaatatgtataaaagttgtatgtttattgtgattatgataaagtacatataaattgaataaaatctaatcaaaatatgtatatattatgagAAAGTATACATGCATAATAAGTTTTCTgattgatacaaaccaaattccatccacatttcatacacatatcagttttcaacatttttaagaCTAATTGATATCGAATTTGttcgcatttcatacacattgtgTCGCATATATCTAAAAAATGACATATAGCAGACTCCATAcgcatttcatacatatattagttttcaacattttttaaaactacagTTTATATAATTGATACAGATTTTCAAAACACACAATGATCGTATATATCTCAAAACGatacaaatcaatttttatatacaattaatacacaAATTAGTAATCAAAAATACTTTgtaatattgatttgaaaatttatattaGGAGAGAAGATGGATTTTAGGTATGAAAATGGTGTCTATCATAgagggagaaagagagagagagagagatatttttaaaaagaagaagaagttgaatgGTAAGTATCATAGAATTAAGTCCACAtttaaaatcagattttcttctttaaaaaaagcctaaaatcgTGGGTATCCCATTAAACTCTAATCTggtatactttgtaattttgttggtatgttttgtaaataagaaaaagtatccttatattttgtaatatagagtcttaaataGTTATTATTAGGTCATAGCCATAGGTGGGGCGTGATGGACTAGGCGGCATGAAATTAAATTAGCACccattaatttaaatttttagataaaaagaaataaatgtgaaATAGGCCATCAACATAGTCTCAATAAATATTTCGCTAAATATTATTAGATAGAGGAAACTGTTGTGGAGCCAGGTGCCGCAACGtcaaaaaattatacatatatatacacacacacataagttTCAATGTTTTATttaaatgtgtatatataaataaaagatgttgAATCTCCTTAgctttttcatgtgtttactttttatgtTTTGAATCCTCTCAATGAAATATGAACTCTGTCACTAAGAAACAATATCATCTTTtctttatgtatacatatgaaatTTACGATTAGGttgattatttttattcattgttatcTTTCAGTTTTATCGAGTCTAAAACATAATTGAACATGTACGGTACAActaccaattaatttaaaataagttaattgtggATGTCATTAAGGCAAGTGCAGAGCCCTCCCTAACGGTCTAGCCGCCAAACGATGCTGTAAGCTCAAAAATAGTGCTAATGaagttttaatatatatatatatatatatatatatatatatacatttattatgGGCTGTATTTGCACTTTTATCACAGTTTTATACCTCAAATTATTCGTGATTTTAAAAAGAATGGCTCTATTGTCTTACCTGATGTGCCACCACCACTAGTATTCGGGGATCACAAATGCACCCAACAGTCATTGGTATGGAAAATACTTACCCGCACAGTTGTTTAAATCAATTCTATATAACAGATGTCTTCACAAACATgattatcataaaatcatagctAATTATTATAGATTTTTACCTTAATTTATCATGGTTGATAAATTAGTAAGATATGGCTTAAACACGCGATATGGATAACTTTTATTAACTGATACCTCAAGGACTCACTTATTAATGAAAGCAGAGTTagtttaaaaatttcatgagaACTAGTTTGCCTTATATTAGTGCAAGGGGACTAGTGAGTGGTTTACGAAAATTGTAATATTTGGaatattgtaattattttttctaaaaagctAATACTCAAAGATGAGATCTTGTTTTTGGACATGGAATATATTGACAACTTATTTATAGAATCGCTATCTTGTTTCggatataaataaaaatttaataagtAACAAtggaaaacatatgcaaagtcTGAAGCTGAAACTCCTCGTGGCCACAAAATAAATGAGACTGGAGGATAGATTCATTGAATATTAATAAGACACGATAGAACTTGTGTCACGCAAATATAGACAATTAAAGATGATGACATTGAAACAGATTCATGGTGCACAAATcgtaaacaagattaaaaggAAGAAAGGCAATcgatctatttcatgttattgaacTATCATTAAACatttgttataaaatatataatttaattttttatgtgtgatttaattatataagtattttTGCTTGTTCATTCCGGGAGGTAAATTAACAATTTCCCACGTCTTATTCTTCTTGATAATAAAACTCTATTGAATCCAATTTGAGATCCATCTCGGTCCTTTTGAACCGATCTTCCAATCTAAAAGGGTTCAAATTTATCTAGAAGTATCTAAAAATGAGAGACTTTATATACCATAGAACTTAAACTCTTTAAAGAAAAAAGTGTATATGGGGAGATGGATCCAAAATTAATCATGGTCGTAGCCCCTAGCTCGACCAAGTTATATCTAGAAGCTCCATCTCCAAAGAACTCATTAATGAAAACTTGACTCGTCTTCATTCTCTTGGGCCATGTGAATGAAACTGATGAAGAGCATCTAATTATCTATCTGGTACATTCTACGAGTGAATACTTTATTAACTCTCCACTCCATTAATTGTGCATTCTAGAGGTGAAGACTTGTAAACATTGAAGGAACATGTGTTATATTTTGTAGGGAAAATGTCCAAATTATATACCCCTATACTATACGATTTAGAGTAAATACACCATCCGTTAAAAAAGAGGTGTGTTTATACCTTAGCCATTACACAAGTGACTCAAATATATCCTTTTCGGCTgacaaaagtaaaaaaatcGATTCGAAATTATTTTTCTGATTCTTTGTTATTACAATAAACTAATTGGATTTAATTTACTTGAAAAGGTGGTCagaacaattttttatttttgcaaaacaaCTTTAAGTCAGAGTGAAAAAAATTAACTACAATATATAACCAAACtatttttgtaaaagaaaaaggttggaaaaaaaagagcaaaaactTTATAGAACCAACGGTCCCTTATAGAGTACTTTAGTGTTTAATGGTTCCGTAGGCATGCTTAGTTATTTCTTCAACCGAAGCGTTAACGATCAATTACTGACTAACCAATGAATTGATATCTTAACGGTTTTATAATGATTTAACATATCTACATACCGATAATCAATAAGTTAAACCCGATGACCTTCAAAATAGAACCGACCGACAAGCAAACCTACAATCAAGAAGTCAGAATGGAACATATATCAAAAACATCGTCGACCTATAAGAAAGTATTATGTAATATAAGGacctaaaatatcaaaattagtCTCTTTACACAGCGTCACACATTGAACTTGCCtaactaaatataattattcaaCTTACATATCTAATCATTTTGCATTTAAATTTGTGTCgctcatcatatacatgtatgctttaatataaataaattattttaaaacgTTGTACCCATTGGCATGGAATACACGTGCAACGCTCGTGTCCAGACACTAGTATCCTTCTATAAATCTCCACAAATCATTTTCGAAAGTTCTCTTTTTCCCCAGAAACCTAAATACTGTCTATGTTTACGAAAGACAAATTTCACATTTGAATTGACAACTCATTAATTTTGTACTACGAATTATTAGCTTTTGAAATGGACAGACAGAATAATTTTGCATGCATGGTTTGGTATTGGATGATTAATTAATTAGAATTTACAATATTTAGGAAAATGTATATTGTTTCAGCTTATTCAAACATTATCCAGAAAGATAAAAACAATGACTTGTTTGGTTTATCCTTGAATACAATATTTGGCTTCAATCAAACATTACTGCAGGTTATAAGGAAATTAGTAAGGCATCCGTTGAAGAATTGAATCGCAGGAAGCACGTGATTTTGAAAATACAAAGTACAAATTGCCATACGAAATATAAACCGAGATAACTCAAAATTACTACTAGTATATGTAACAGGGGATTCAAGTTTgatttttctctttaatttggACCGCTATCATAACCTGGCATTTTCGCTAGCTAGAGCCTTTTTTATCCCGTCACAAGGAAGTTTAGTACGCTCACCATtttaatttaagtgtcttagtttcaCTAGACACTTCAGAAAATTacagaagacttttgaattttgtaatcttaaattaaagatgtatctatataaatatgtatttatatcaaTAAATGTctttaatttgaattttgtggtcttaaacatgttaTATAGAGAATGTTGAGATTAAAAGTTACCAAATATATtatggcatattgtttggaaaAATAAGAAGTAAAAGATCAGTCATGTGGATTGATCATGATCATAGCAACTCGAACAAGTTATCTagaaacttcaatatttccatgcaCAGTGAACTGATGAAGACCTCATTTATGAACTTAATTGAGTCATGCATGCATCTTCATTTATATATTGGCGTATATTATGTGATAAATGAAACTGAtgaagagcatctaactaattAAGATCTGATCTGATCCATCATATATACATTCTAGAAGACAAGACTTTATTAACTCGATCACTACTCATACATTCCAGACGTACTGAAGATATTGTATACGTTGAAGGAACATGTGCTATTTCTTTATTACTCTGCGAGCTctcttttaatttgatatatgtatatgattgatGGAATACTGGCTTGGTAAGTCAAGGTTGAGAGAAAGTCAACTCGTGACACTTTGGACACAAATTTTTCCTTGGGATTCAGTAGAAAGCAAGAAATTCTGCAATTCAACATATCACACTTTAATTTATACTATTTTATAGTACTCCTATATATGTACTACTGTAATATTATAGGCTTCTGGGAGTGCATTAGATCGATCGATTTCTTCTAAATTATTGTGTcacaaaatagaaaaataaaccagagaaagagaaaggaaatcAATTAATTTTCAGTTGTACATATTAGTTTGTCACTGCActatgattttgaaagaaatccaAGAGTTTCCCATTAtatatattgtgaatgttgaagaatgaaaaaaagtCCCTCATCGGTGGTTAATGAGATGGGTGGTCTCCTTATGTTATACGACTTAATCCTCCTGTAgtgcttttggggttgagttaggcaaGATCCATTCTTAACATGGTATCGTAGACGGCAGTGACCACCGTGTGGGCCCCCAAATTAATTGCCCACGCATGGGATGTCGATCCTGGCGTGAGGTGGGgtgttgaagaatgaaaaaagtcATAAATCCGGTGGTTAATGAGATGGGTGAATTGCTTATATGGCTGCAATCCCTTTATATCATGAATCCTTAAACTTTTgagttgagttaggcccaagatcCATTCTTAACAGTGAaagtataaataaaaattatagtCTAGCCTTTCTGATTTTACGTTTAAGAAAGAAGCAACGTACTTTGTCAGAACTATTTAAATGATGATAAAACCCAAATTTTCAAGATTTCTAGAAAGGATGCCCAAAAGGTCCTCTATggacttccatatttccatttaCTTGATTTTTTTATCAAGGTACACATCTGCTCCTTTTCTACATGTATCCGTCGAGCACACCCTCTAAATCTTGCATTTACACCTATTCCTTCTCTAACTATTCTTAATTTCTTATAACCTAATATTAAGCATCTATGTTTTCAAATTATTCTAATTATGTTATTAATTATAGTTCTCCTTTGCGTCACAGCTAGCTCATGCAGCATATCCTACCTTGAAGAAGTTGCAAAGTGAAATGAAAAGAGAGCTGCTTTGTTTATTCATTTTGTTTGGGGCCTTAAACTTTCAGCATTATGCTTTCGTTCCTTTAATTACAATACTTGTTGGGTTCACTGAATTATTCTAATTTTAAGaaggggaaagaaagaaaaactcgCATTTAAAGTAGCATATCCAGAACGAGGTTTTTTCTAGAAGAGTTCACAATTGTTCTAATTTATCAAATATGACTTGGAGCAAATATTTCCTTACTAGTAAATTATTCAGGCACATGATATATATGGTACAAAAAACGAGGACCACTAATAGTTGTTAGTCCGTTTCACTATTTTAAATCATTAGTCCTTGTTCAAAGTCTTCGTCATTCACTTCTGCAGCTGTATACTGGCATGTACCTAGTCAACGACGTCAACCATAGAACCAGCCCCCagaaatcaaataattaacctATAGATATAATAAGATCAATTAAATCCCTAGGCCTCTTTTGTAGTTAATTAGTTCAAGAAATAATACGTACGTGGAAGACGTGTGAATAATCGATTTTCAAGTGGAACCAATCAAATATTGTAATTGCCAATAACAGCAAAAAGTAAATCAGAGCACACTTGAAACTTTTGTGGTTGTAATTTTATCGGTATCACTCAAGCTTTATGATTCATAAGATCACGCCAAAAATCATTCcctcttcttgaatttctttCCCTTATTACACTCTAAGATGTTGTCTTATCTTTAACAATAGTaacaaattaaataaaactCTAGGAACCACTACTAGATATTTCGTTTACTAGTTTACGTTAGCATAATTGAAGGTTCAATGGTGTTAAATATGACGATGCAAGcaataaaatcataattcatGAACAATATAGGTACTAAGTGCAAAACATCCTTGTCAAGAGATCTAAGCAGACTTTAATTTCTCTCTTTAATTTAAGTCACTTATCAGGGGAAAAAATATCCTCATTGACGAAAACGTATCATCCCCttgaaattgtggtgtgtggatAGTTATCAAAGATGAGATAAGGGTTCGGACATGGATTACAATTTACATCGGCCTACATATTTGGAAAATTACAAAGAAAAAGACAATTAGGTAAAGTCATGGTCAATTTAACATGTTCTTGTCTTGTAACATGTTCAATTTTGTCAAGAATGAACATTCTTCAACGTTTTCATTAGCTAAGGCATTTGGTTGGAAatcatttgaaatttttttttcggctTTTCCAATTCTGCGTTTGCAAAGTATTTGTTAGTTAAAAGTAGTACTGCTTTACTTTTTTCCGAACTTTAggaaaagaaatcaaattctttaaaattttgaaaaactacTGAATTTGCAGACACAAACACTACAAAAggtacttattattattattattattattattattattattattattattattattattattattattattattattattattattattattataatttgaTGTAATGTTCGTAGGAAATGTGATGACTATGACTATATATTATGTCATCTAATTTAGCTCGTCTATAAATTCTATTACAAAGAATGTATTATTGGTCCATTTCCCTTATCTGGTACTGGATGTATATAAACAACTAAAGAGTTGCTAGCCTTCTAGAAAGAAATAGAATTTCTGTCCAAAGTCCTAATTAATTTCGGACATTATACATAACACACTCTAAAAGAACACCTCATAAATTGCAAAAGtttcttgttttttgttttattttttcctttcctttttcctcACGGTGAGTGAGGGGGAAAGACGAGGGTGTCGTCACTGATGACATTTTGGCCAGAACCCTTCGGTGCAAGTTAAGTAAATTAAATCACCGCTAATCTTTTCTAcactataatataaataaatctgGGCTTCTGGAAGCGAATAAGATCTCGATTAGATTATTGCCATAACAATTAgaagagtgtgtgtgtgtgtgtgtgtaagagagagagagagagagagagatgacgAAATGAATGTTACAGTGTTCATATTAGTCTGTTACCTTTCCtaatgtgtgtatgtatatatatgctaaaAGAAAATACATGATGACATTTTCAGTGCCAACTGCAGCCCTCTTCCAAGAGTTTCCCCTTTAATCAAAAGAACTACagaaaagattaagaaaaaattatttactaaTCTTTCTAGTTGAGTTTTTAAAGGAAGTGTAACATTTATTTGGATAATAACGAATTATGATTCATCATAGTAAGATATTGCTGGTCTTATTTACTTTTGTGTTTGGGCCTTAAACTCTTTTAGCATTTGTTCCGTTCTGTTTGTCACTGAATGTTCTAATCTTGAGGttggaaaacaagaaaaaacttACAAAGTAGAAATTGCCACACTTGGAACTTCAAAAGTTTTCGCAGCTGGAAGATTGAACAATGTCACCAAAACATTGCCCAAAGAACAATCAAATTAACGATTATGATCAACCATCAGTGCCAATGCTAGGCCCTATATGATCATGAAAATGCACATTGTATCAGATGATTGTAAGGgagtgtatatattttgttgtacaattgACGGCCTCATAAAAAGTGACTAGGTGTTCCATCTTTCAGTACAAAAAAGAAAGTTTCGTAATATGAGTAAATACATGCACGCGCAAGAACAATATGACGGTTGCATCCTACCATCATTAGGATAATTAGTTTCTAAAAGATGCAGTATTTAGAAATTGTCACAACCGCGCAATTCCCTAGTGGACCAACTATTTTGCATCACTGCTCCTTGTTATATCAGAGTCTTCATCATCCTTCATGTATTTCTCCTGCACTGCCGCAACTGTAAATTGGATTGTCAAGGTCAACCATGGGAACCAGCCAGCAGAAAATCAAACCTTGTACTACAAAATCAATCAAATATCTTTCACAATGTATATTCCAAAGAATCGCtttttgtttatgatattgagGACTAGCAGAAATAGAGCTAACAACTAACAGGCCAAGATAGGAATGTACAAGCAAGAAACTGATCCAAAATGTCAACATTTGGCTATGgacttgattaaaaaaattggtttGGAATGTGTAGAATcatgaagaaatgaataaaaatctcTAATTCCTCATCAAGGCCAAATGAATGATCTACAACTCATAAAATCAGTGAGTGCAAGTGGAAGGAAATAAGACCATGTTATTTTGCCtgccaaacttttaaaatttacgACTTCAATGAATGGCGTCCATTTATATCTTAAACAATGATAAAAAGGATATCTGTAGTAGTCCCAATCAACAGGACCAACCGCAATTTTGCTGAATTCAACAGCACTTGCATCTATGCCAGCGAATATGTATCCATTGGTCTTGTCAATTAGTTTAACTAGATTCCCGACACTCTCTTTATCCTGAAATGGTAAATAAGCTCAAAATTAAACCATGTTGAATATGAGTACAGAAGATATCTCAAAGCCATAAAGTTGACACTCTCAATCCCATCATACCTGGATATCTAAAGTCGTGAAGTTGACGAGTCCATAATCTTCTATCACTTCACATAGTTCCTTTGTAAGCTTTCTGTCATTTTTAAGCATCAGAGCAAGAACACTATGTTTAGATAAAAGATCCTTAAACACTCTGCAATTGTTATGTATTAGACAATGGACAAAGTTTACATAAAATGATCCTTTATTGGTTATTTGATTAGGTCTTGTACTATGATCACAACCACCTTCCGGAACAAGATTAGTGAAAGGAATGCCTTAAAATAGAGATGATATATATAAAACTAAACATAAAAAGGAACACAGGAAAGAACACCATTCCCCTCCATTAATTTCTGCCAAAGGTAGAGCCCAAGACATTAAACTGACACAACATTTACAAAAACATTAAACTCATTCTTCAAAATTGGAACAGTAGAGCATCAAGTTATTCATTCCTAAAGCTTGTATGAAAAGACTGTACTTTGCCAAAAAGATTTCCTAAAATCTCTGTCCTAGTTGCATAAGAACATCCAGAAACTACCCTTCAAAAAATCCTGCTACATGGTTGCTAAACAATAGATTCCTTTAGCTTGATGAGTAGACATTTAGATAACTTACTACAAAGAAAAGACAGAAGTGTATTATTGCGCCGGCAAGAATTAAGAAGagttgggggaaaaaaaaaaaaatcatcattttgaGGGAGTGCTCTTCAGTGAAGGATTCAAGCACCTGTACTTAGCGGAGCGAGGATCCTGACCAAGCTCATACTGCAAATAAGATAAATCTTGGACATCTGTGTAGAAATCCAGGTTAAAAGCtgcaagaacaagagaaatACAGAATAAGCACTCCATAATAGCTACAAATACCTGTAACTCTAATCTCCAAAATaatgttccaaaaaaatatgAACCGGACGAATATGATGAACTAACCTAGCTTTCCATAGCTTTCAATAAGATCAATCTTAGATAAGACGTTGACATGAGGAAGCTCCAGGTGTAACATGGTTGACAACGAGAGGAGCAACGCACTCACATATTTCCCAGGATCACTGCAAAGATGAGCATCGACTAAATGCACTGCGGTCAACTGCATTAAATAAACCAAGCAATGAGCAATTAAATCTTAACAGGAAGCATAATACTGAAGGATGAAATAGATGAGATAGTTCTGAAAAAGGGACTTACCCTAAGATCTAACTTCTTTATAAGAGTCATTATCACACTCTTTGCATTTTCATGAAGAAAAAATAGTTCTACCTGACCCGGTAAATCAAAGAGAAGATAGTGCTctgcaaaataaataaataaataaaatcagaatAAGCTCGGGAGACGCTCGGAATACTGCAACTTCCATATAAGACATCGAGTAAACTGTGTCAAAGAATTTCAACGAATGTGCTGCATCTTAAGAAGTCAAGGCGCCTCAAACAACTTTATCTAAGAATGCCCATACTCAACAAAAACTCCATGCATTAACTAACTAAAAGAAAGCAAACTAAAGCAAGCAAAACATTGTAGTAAATGAGCATACATTGGCAGTGCTTCTTTAGCCAAGCCTGACCAGATGTGTTGCTGCTCCATCACATTCAATGGTTGGTTCAAGTTTAGATTGACAGAAAGCGTTATTAGTGAATACCAAAAATCATCAACTCTCTAAAATCTAAATGTAAAATGTACATGAAGTGACAAAGGCAGCTCCAAGGCACTGGCAGAATAGGAAAGCAGTAATAGCAATAAGTACACTGCCTGTTGGTCCTgaatgaattttcttttttgctgGCGTACTCACTAAAAATGGAGGTTGAAGTGTAACCTGGTAAGAAGGATGTAAAAGGGGGAGCAGAGAAGAAAATGAACACGTTGGCTTACAAGCAGAGATAATATTGCATTGATGCAAAAAGACTGCACTTCCCACACAGATATGAaacttttttttgataaggtaacgTAGATATGAAACTTTGAGACCCTTAACAACAAATTGTCCCTTCCCTTGTTATACAAGATAACACCAGAGTAGTATAAATGCTTCTATGAAGGAAGGAACCTAAAGCCAATTCCTTTTCGTCTTCATTGGACCAATGATAGTGTAAACAGAAGTATAGATTGATGTCAGGAAATTTTCTAAACTACCAAGCATAGAGCTGCATTGATCTCAGCCAAAATTTACTAATCTTTAGATTGAATTGTAACAACCTTTAAGGAGAGGTTTTAACTTAGACTCTAACCAGTCAATATTCTTCTCGAGGAAGTCCATGCAATATACAAGCCCTACAGAGGAATAAAAAAGCTATGAGTTAGAAAAAACAAGTAAGCATCGGACAATAACACAAAGGAACGAAACCTTCATATAGATATTGAACAAGAACTTTGCACCAAAAATAGGTAATGGAGGTAGCCTGTTGTGAATCCATATCGTATTCAAATGGATAATTGGAATTTCACACACAGATACAAGAGTTCATCTCCGAAGTATTATAAATTCCCCAAACTAGTAATCAAAACTTCCAAgggaagaagaaataaaaaggaagaaggagGGGGGTTCCACAATTCATCTAAGCAACTAAGAAATACAGAGACAACTTAATAGCATAGCCCTAATGGAATACTTTATACATAGTCATCTTGACACATAGTGCACATGCTCCTTTTAACTAGGGTCCCAAAGGTAATTCGACAATATCCCATCGATGTCCTGCCATAGATTAGTTACTTACATAAATTAGCCCCGAATCTGAAGTAAAGTATTGTACCGACACAGGGTTAAATAATATGATCGTGACATCCACATGTTTAGCAACCTGaacttattttattaaataactGGCAGCAGACTAGTCTCAATAGAAGTGAGAACGCGGACTTACCTCCATTTGGACCAAGAGAATGTTCAGCCATTACATCACTCAGCTTAATTAGATCCTCAATATTCACAGCACACTCATATCTTTATTAGATAAGGAAGAACGTAACCATATAAACTGTTTTCCTATTTAATTATACATGAACAATCTTCTTGAATTAGACATCAAAATATGTAATTGAGACACTGTCAAAGAAACATA
Coding sequences within it:
- the LOC132033476 gene encoding GPN-loop GTPase QQT1, which codes for MVFGQVVIGPPGSGKTTYCNGMSQFLQLIGRKVAVINLDPANDALPYECAVNIEDLIKLSDVMAEHSLGPNGGLVYCMDFLEKNIDWLESKLKPLLKEHYLLFDLPGQVELFFLHENAKSVIMTLIKKLDLRLTAVHLVDAHLCSDPGKYVSALLLSLSTMLHLELPHVNVLSKIDLIESYGKLAFNLDFYTDVQDLSYLQYELGQDPRSAKYRKLTKELCEVIEDYGLVNFTTLDIQDKESVGNLVKLIDKTNGYIFAGIDASAVEFSKIAVGPVDWDYYRVAAVQEKYMKDDEDSDITRSSDAK